ATCTCTTCTGCATATAATAAAAAACGGAGATCAGATACTTGGTCTTACTGTTCAACCTGTAATGTTTATGCTTCTTTTTTATTATGTCTTTGGTGGAGCGATAGAGATTGAAGGAGCTGGGTACCTTAATTTTTTAATTCCGGGTATTTTAGTCCAGAGTCTTGCGTTTGGCTCACTTTATACCTCCCTTAGTGTTGCAACTGATCTTCAACGGGGGATAACCGATCGTTTTAAATCGCTTCCCATAAATAATTCTGCCGCGATAACCGGTCATGTGCTTGCTGATTTGGCACGTAATCTGATCCAGGGCATAATACTTATAATGGTTGGTTTTCTGATTGGTTTCAGTCCCCAGGCGCGAATTGTTGACTGGGTGTTGATCATCGCTCTTTCCTTCCTTTTTACACTGGCAATATCATGGCTTTCTGCTATCATGGGGCTGGTGGCCAAAACAATCGAATCGGTGAACTGGTTGGGTTTTATAATTATTTTCCCCCTAACATTTGCAAGTGCTGCTTTTGTGCCACCTGAGACTATGCCTCAACCGCTGCGATGGTTCGCAGAAAATCAGCCGGTTACTCATATCATTGAAGCCAT
The sequence above is a segment of the Chitinispirillales bacterium ANBcel5 genome. Coding sequences within it:
- a CDS encoding ABC transporter permease, which codes for MNKSENQNRCVAQDRSEIFWAISDTWILTKRSLLHIIKNGDQILGLTVQPVMFMLLFYYVFGGAIEIEGAGYLNFLIPGILVQSLAFGSLYTSLSVATDLQRGITDRFKSLPINNSAAITGHVLADLARNLIQGIILIMVGFLIGFSPQARIVDWVLIIALSFLFTLAISWLSAIMGLVAKTIESVNWLGFIIIFPLTFASAAFVPPETMPQPLRWFAENQPVTHIIEAIRALMLGMPVGDHGWLAAIWSVGIIAVSVPTATILFKRHGGR